A stretch of the Streptosporangium sp. NBC_01755 genome encodes the following:
- a CDS encoding AAA family ATPase, which yields MYIADLKVSGVRGFSGSRSADLRLTRPDGSHAGWTVLAGRNGSGKTTLLRALALAMAGPSAARSLVPTFDGWISNDLLDATVEAKIVFDDLLDGFGRRRRPRHPFPARLTWSRALIGDSGRYGPQPNMQGHGTTAPRGPWADNPQGWFFAGYGPFRRLTGGSADTRQLMQSTGPVARLASLFHEDASLAESVSWLIDLHLRSLEGRYGAADLLAFVTELLNDGLLPDGFRIERVNSDGLWARRDGELISLREMSDGYRTVTALVLDLVRQMNQALPGYMEGYLTGRLADLPGLPPLPPGPPVLRFPGVVLIDEIDVHLHVSWQKKIGEWLKRHFPATQFIVTSHSPYICQSADPGGLIRLPGVDEDVPPRVVDEELYERIVYGSGDDALLTDLFGMDSPYSSHAEDLRRRLTVLERAVLRGKATPEETREYEQLRETLTSSLTARVDEVSARIA from the coding sequence ATGTATATCGCCGATCTCAAAGTCTCTGGTGTCCGCGGCTTCTCCGGCTCCCGGAGCGCGGATCTTCGGCTGACCCGTCCAGATGGCAGTCACGCCGGGTGGACGGTTCTGGCGGGACGGAACGGCTCGGGCAAGACGACCTTGTTGCGCGCGCTCGCGCTGGCCATGGCGGGGCCTTCCGCGGCGCGCAGTCTCGTTCCCACCTTCGACGGCTGGATCTCCAACGACCTCCTCGACGCGACGGTCGAGGCGAAGATCGTGTTCGATGACCTCCTGGACGGGTTCGGCCGTAGGCGGCGCCCTCGGCACCCGTTTCCCGCCCGTTTGACCTGGTCCCGTGCGCTCATCGGTGACTCCGGCCGGTACGGCCCGCAGCCGAACATGCAGGGCCATGGAACGACTGCTCCACGCGGGCCGTGGGCGGACAACCCACAGGGCTGGTTCTTCGCCGGCTACGGTCCCTTCCGGCGGCTGACGGGTGGCTCAGCTGACACACGGCAGCTCATGCAGAGCACAGGGCCTGTGGCGCGCCTGGCAAGTTTGTTCCATGAGGATGCCTCACTGGCCGAAAGCGTCAGCTGGCTGATCGACCTGCACCTTCGGAGCCTGGAAGGACGATATGGAGCCGCAGACCTGCTGGCGTTCGTCACCGAACTGCTCAACGACGGTCTTCTGCCTGACGGGTTTCGTATCGAACGGGTCAACAGCGACGGCCTGTGGGCAAGGCGGGACGGCGAACTCATCTCGCTTCGGGAGATGAGCGACGGATATCGGACCGTCACCGCGCTGGTCCTCGATCTCGTCCGTCAGATGAACCAGGCGCTTCCTGGTTACATGGAGGGGTACCTCACCGGTCGGCTGGCAGATCTTCCCGGCCTACCACCGCTCCCGCCCGGGCCGCCTGTTCTCCGCTTTCCGGGTGTCGTGCTGATCGACGAGATCGACGTTCATCTCCATGTGAGCTGGCAGAAGAAGATCGGTGAGTGGCTAAAGCGCCACTTCCCCGCCACCCAGTTCATCGTGACCTCACACAGCCCGTACATCTGTCAGAGCGCCGATCCGGGAGGGTTGATCCGGCTCCCCGGCGTCGACGAGGACGTTCCACCACGTGTTGTCGACGAGGAGCTGTACGAGCGCATCGTCTACGGTAGCGGCGACGACGCCCTCCTTACCGACCTCTTCGGGATGGACTCCCCTTACTCCAGCCACGCCGAAGACCTGCGGCGCAGGCTCACCGTGCTGGAGCGTGCGGTTCTTCGTGGGAAGGCGACTCCCGAGGAAACGCGCGAGTACGAGCAGCTTCGGGAGACGCTCACCAGCTCCCTGACAGCCCGTGTGGACGAGGTCTCCGCGAGGATCGCCTGA
- a CDS encoding RNHCP domain-containing protein, which yields MSRNSSRDRDRCRDRCRDRDRDRARIRSFRCVHCGLDVPADAPGTAHRNHCPTCLWSRHLDNTPGDRAADCGSSMAPIAVHVRHQGEWALVHHCAGCGVLDTNRIAGDDNPLALMRIAVAPLARPPFPLDWFARL from the coding sequence TTGTCCCGCAACTCATCCCGCGACCGTGACCGCTGCCGTGACCGCTGCCGTGACCGCGATCGTGACCGCGCTCGCATCCGTTCCTTCCGCTGCGTCCACTGCGGCCTCGATGTCCCCGCTGACGCACCTGGTACGGCGCACCGTAACCACTGCCCGACCTGCCTGTGGAGCAGGCACCTGGACAACACTCCAGGTGACAGGGCGGCGGACTGCGGGTCGTCGATGGCCCCGATAGCCGTCCACGTCCGCCACCAGGGCGAGTGGGCCCTCGTCCACCACTGCGCGGGCTGCGGAGTACTCGACACCAACCGCATCGCGGGTGACGACAACCCGCTCGCTCTCATGCGGATCGCGGTGGCGCCCCTGGCCCGGCCGCCGTTCCCGCTTGACTGGTTTGCCCGGCTCTGA
- a CDS encoding transposase, whose translation MPAPHPIEFRQRAVELARKGDKPVSVLAKDLGISDSCLRSWMRQADTDDNGGAKLTSAEKKELSDLRRRTRQLELENEILKRAAAYFARENVLPK comes from the coding sequence GTGCCTGCACCTCACCCGATCGAGTTCCGTCAGCGTGCCGTCGAGCTTGCCCGTAAGGGTGATAAACCGGTCTCTGTCCTTGCTAAAGACCTGGGTATCAGCGATTCCTGTCTGCGGAGTTGGATGCGCCAGGCCGACACCGATGACAACGGCGGCGCGAAGCTGACCAGCGCGGAGAAGAAGGAACTCTCCGATCTGCGGCGTCGAACCCGGCAGCTTGAGCTGGAGAATGAGATCCTCAAGCGGGCTGCTGCGTATTTCGCCCGGGAGAACGTGCTCCCAAAATAG
- a CDS encoding maleylpyruvate isomerase N-terminal domain-containing protein has product MHRSTEAGSSPVTADDLDLAVQRAVGVLREAPPVAWDGKAGSLEWDCWETVEHLSDDLFSYASRLGLRTPPVESRVPFVRERRRPQGPSNTIHADRAAGPAGLLQVLEASGALLVAMVRTASPEVRAYHVHGTSDPEGFAAMGIVETLVHTHDLAEGLGLAWTPPADLCSRVLARLFPDAPTSTAPWPTLLWATGRAELPGRPRLTTWRWYGAPRV; this is encoded by the coding sequence ATGCACCGATCAACCGAAGCCGGATCCTCCCCCGTGACAGCGGACGACCTTGACCTGGCCGTTCAACGTGCCGTCGGCGTCCTTCGGGAGGCGCCTCCGGTGGCCTGGGACGGCAAGGCCGGCTCACTGGAGTGGGACTGCTGGGAGACCGTCGAGCACCTCAGCGACGACCTCTTCTCGTACGCCTCCCGACTGGGCCTCAGGACACCACCTGTGGAGAGCAGAGTGCCCTTCGTGCGGGAGCGCAGAAGGCCCCAAGGCCCTTCGAACACCATCCACGCGGACCGCGCGGCGGGACCGGCCGGGCTGTTGCAGGTGCTGGAGGCGAGCGGCGCGCTGCTGGTCGCCATGGTGCGTACGGCATCGCCGGAGGTCCGCGCCTACCACGTGCACGGGACGTCGGACCCGGAGGGCTTCGCCGCGATGGGAATCGTGGAGACCCTGGTGCACACCCACGATCTGGCCGAGGGGCTGGGGCTCGCCTGGACCCCACCCGCCGACCTGTGCTCGCGGGTGCTCGCCCGGCTCTTCCCGGACGCCCCGACGAGCACGGCCCCCTGGCCCACCCTGCTGTGGGCCACCGGCCGCGCCGAACTACCCGGGCGCCCGCGTCTGACCACCTGGCGCTGGTACGGGGCACCCCGAGTGTAG
- a CDS encoding pyridoxamine 5'-phosphate oxidase family protein, with amino-acid sequence MRETPEELNELQALLDASLSRSTSHLRSIINSERTLTAEQLTQVLTGMCTLALSTVTAKGEPRISGVDGHFLHGKWHFGTARNAAKARHLAARPTASAAHMRGEELGVFTHGTVEILNPQDGESAADWPDLLAYFKDFYGDDSFDWDNDVVYYRLHPHWMTVYASDVARLTAAPRS; translated from the coding sequence ATGCGCGAAACGCCGGAAGAGCTCAACGAGCTCCAGGCCCTCCTCGATGCCTCCCTCTCCCGCTCCACCTCGCACCTCCGCTCGATCATCAACAGCGAGCGCACTCTGACCGCAGAGCAGCTCACCCAGGTTCTCACCGGCATGTGCACCCTCGCCCTGTCCACCGTGACGGCGAAGGGCGAGCCGCGGATCAGCGGTGTGGACGGGCACTTCCTGCACGGAAAGTGGCACTTCGGCACGGCACGCAACGCCGCCAAGGCCCGCCACCTCGCCGCACGCCCCACCGCCAGCGCCGCGCACATGCGCGGTGAGGAGCTGGGCGTGTTCACGCACGGCACGGTGGAGATCCTCAACCCCCAGGACGGCGAGTCGGCCGCGGACTGGCCGGACCTGCTCGCGTACTTCAAGGACTTCTACGGCGACGACTCCTTCGACTGGGACAACGACGTGGTCTACTACCGACTGCATCCGCACTGGATGACCGTCTACGCCTCCGATGTCGCGAGGCTCACCGCGGCGCCCCGGTCCTGA
- a CDS encoding IS3 family transposase, translating into MACRVLNISRSGYKDWVGRPQSPRDQRNTELLKLIRDIHKTSRYSYGSPRVHAELTLGLDLEINRKHVERLMREAGIQGIYRRKGRRNLVNAATEEDLVRRAFTVEAPDRLWVSDITEHPTDEGKLYCAAVMDAYSRRIIGHSIDISQTSALVVDAMVMAVARRNPPSKKTVLHSDHGTQYTSFSYGKRLRDAELLGSMGTVGDCYDNAMMESFWGTMQLELLDVNKWSTRAELASAMFEWIECWYNPYRRHSSIDMNSPIAFEELYKPSDATS; encoded by the coding sequence GTGGCCTGCCGGGTGTTGAACATTTCCAGATCGGGTTACAAAGACTGGGTTGGCCGGCCGCAGTCTCCACGCGACCAAAGAAACACCGAACTATTGAAGCTGATCCGTGACATCCATAAGACGTCACGTTACAGCTACGGCTCACCGCGGGTCCACGCGGAGCTGACGCTCGGCCTGGACCTGGAGATCAACCGCAAGCACGTCGAACGGCTCATGCGCGAGGCCGGCATCCAGGGCATCTACCGGCGCAAGGGCCGCCGCAACCTCGTCAACGCCGCCACCGAGGAGGATCTGGTCCGCCGGGCCTTCACCGTGGAAGCGCCGGACCGGCTGTGGGTCAGCGACATCACCGAGCACCCCACTGACGAAGGGAAACTGTATTGCGCCGCTGTCATGGACGCCTATTCTCGTCGCATCATCGGCCATTCTATCGACATAAGCCAGACTAGCGCTCTGGTCGTCGACGCGATGGTCATGGCCGTCGCCCGCCGTAACCCGCCCAGCAAGAAGACGGTCCTGCATTCTGACCACGGAACACAGTACACATCGTTCTCGTATGGGAAACGGCTCCGCGATGCTGAACTCCTCGGCTCGATGGGAACCGTCGGAGATTGCTACGACAATGCCATGATGGAATCGTTCTGGGGAACGATGCAGCTCGAACTGCTCGACGTTAATAAATGGTCAACAAGAGCCGAGTTGGCCAGCGCGATGTTTGAATGGATCGAGTGCTGGTATAACCCGTATAGGCGTCATTCCAGCATCGACATGAACAGTCCAATCGCGTTCGAAGAGCTCTACAAGCCCTCAGACGCAACCTCGTGA
- a CDS encoding HNH endonuclease yields the protein MIRIHRVVLPSHLADQLRDRAGKLRESQADCPAARAAWKSAATTRTRLTEQLTTMATGIRRCMYCGDGLGTDIDHFEPLAEAPLRAFDWPNHLLACSYCNSHQKRELFPRDGDGRPLLVDPSAEDPYEHLELVLSTGTYEALTARGDATIKVFGLNRGDLERGRAAAFIRTVSMLRDHACLRRFDDAEAEATEVALSLLDQPFADVLYAMLRYRDLPGAEHVLRGPDVVTALADPALHFWP from the coding sequence ATGATCCGTATTCACCGTGTGGTGCTCCCCTCCCACCTGGCCGACCAACTCCGCGATCGAGCCGGCAAGCTGCGTGAGAGCCAGGCCGATTGCCCGGCGGCCCGTGCCGCGTGGAAGTCCGCAGCCACCACCCGAACGCGGCTGACCGAGCAACTGACCACGATGGCCACCGGAATCCGCCGTTGCATGTACTGCGGAGACGGCCTCGGCACCGATATCGACCACTTCGAACCTCTGGCGGAGGCGCCGCTGCGCGCCTTCGACTGGCCGAATCACCTCCTGGCTTGCTCGTACTGCAACAGCCACCAGAAACGGGAGCTCTTTCCACGGGACGGGGACGGCAGGCCCCTGCTTGTCGATCCGTCGGCGGAGGATCCTTACGAGCATCTCGAACTCGTTCTGAGTACGGGAACCTATGAGGCGCTGACCGCCCGAGGGGACGCCACGATCAAGGTCTTCGGTCTGAACCGGGGCGATCTGGAGCGTGGCAGGGCCGCCGCTTTCATCCGGACGGTATCAATGCTCCGAGACCACGCCTGTCTGCGGCGATTCGACGACGCCGAGGCAGAGGCCACCGAAGTCGCCCTGTCACTCCTCGACCAGCCCTTCGCCGACGTCCTCTACGCCATGCTCCGCTATCGCGACCTTCCCGGCGCCGAGCACGTTTTGAGAGGCCCGGATGTCGTAACCGCGCTCGCCGACCCAGCACTGCACTTCTGGCCTTGA